The genomic window atatacatatataaggtaGCTATAGCCATAAATTACCAAACTCAATCGTAGCTCAAGCATGACTGTCAAGTAACAAATTATTGCTTTCCTAAAGGAATATCATTTAAGCAAACAgtgtttttagattttttgctttatttgagCCCTTATGGCTTGCTAAGTTCTCGGTTTCCCCcactatgtacataagtaatatattatttatatatgtttatattatcaTTTATGTTAAACAACTCAGCGGACAGCGTGAGTGCAATTTAAAGGTCAACAGAAAGGTTAAGCAGGCATATAAAAACATCTCAGCAGCGCACATTTATAGCAATTCACGCTCACAGGCAGTCGGAGAAACAATTAATGAATTTTGCACCCTTTTCTCATgggaaataaattatattttcttcgtGTTAACACATTTAAACGAGTCTACATGAAAATAAATCTTTATTGAGGGTTTTAGtttaacttttgaaataaatgtgTGAGCCAGTCAGCGTCATAATCTCTGAGCTTGGTATTAATAACCTCGAACAAACGACCACACGAAGTAGAAAGTCAATCAGTAATCCTCACCAGCattaaattatgtacatatatacatatactgttCGTAACTCACCCACTAGCTAAATTTAGCGAGCGGAGAAGTGGCGGAACGAACGGCTATTATTTCTTGCGCAAATGATAGGTTTTGCTTTGATTACGTAAAAGGTATGTGCGGTGCTAAACTCTTGTTATGTGATATTGCGGTTACGGCATATGGAAGAGGTTAATAAAGGGcctattaaaacaagaaaagaaaaacgttaactttgatTGCACCGCAGTTATGAAACCCCCGagaaatacaaaagattccttaaaGCAACTTAATTTTATTCAGTCACTTTCTTTGCTATATCCTATAAtaactcgatctgaacaatgtcCTCAGAGATTGAACCGCCTTGGAGAataatttgtgttaaatttcgtgaagatgactcgtcaaataaaaacgtttttcgTACATGGACTTaactttgatcgatcagttggCATGGCATCTATAAGCCTTAGTAATCCTATATGTCTTCAGACAAATTTAGAGAAAAAAGAACTGAGGGACTACTGTCTTCGCGTATATACACGCAGACAGACATCGTTAAATCAACTTATCTTCTTATCTTATCTTTTTCGGTGTAACAAACTACATAgcgaacttaatataccctgttcagaatataattaatataccaGCAAACGCCGAAGGAgtggtacatatttattaattgatatTACATAATTCCTTCAATACATTTATTTTCCATTCCTAAGTTgatattcttttttttgtgaaatcagAAGAAGTACTTTATGTGAAGAAATTGTAACACCAGCCGTCTCTATTAAAGTTATAATCCTCCAACGGTGACTAACATGTCCGGCATAGCACTTTGGATCAAGAGCTCAATTATGCTACAAAGTGGCCGCTCGCATAATTTCCATTAAAtgtgaaagaaataaatatcgCTAAGCTTAAGTTCAAATAACACACGTGTAAACCTTCACACACGCATAAACACTCAATAAATATACTGTTAATCTTcctacgcatacatacaaacgacCGTGGTATTGCCACATGCAAGCCGGTTTGATGTGACTTGAATGGAGGAGGCTGTCGGCTGGTCATAACATATCTGCCCTATGTTCGCAGACCTTGCGCACACTGCACGCAGTTAAAAGTTGGGGTTGATATTAATAGCAGTCAATAACAATAGTAAGGCAATACTAACGCGATAGTAAGGCCAGAGGTATATTATAGCAAGAGGCGAGCACTATAGGAGGCACCTGAATTTATCGCTTAATTTAGCAATGAAAATAAGCTAGGAGAAGTGTCCTAGGGCACCAGAGAGTATAGCTGCTCCCCTTTTAGTTAGCGttacaaaaaattgcttaattaaACGAGATAAAGTTTTACTGCTTCACAGTGTGATAATGTTTGAATTGTGGCTAATGAGTACCGAGTAAAGCAGGAAGTGTAATAGAAATCACGCATTTTGATTTGCATGAAATCTTGAAGACTTGATATCAAAACTACCAGTCAAAAGATAAGCTAACTTGCCATATAAGAAACATAATTTACGGGGGTCTGAGATCTGGAAGAGGTAGACGGGTGgtgtggttgaatttttaaaagcaatttatCTCGATTTCCCGCAAAACTACAAAACGcatggaaaaaagttatatggcgAAATTGTAAGTAATGAAGAGATCTATAAGACTTGAATTCACACCTTTTTCACACAACCTcaatatatatttgtgaaaagttaaaataacctaagttttgatttttatttcctatcttttacaaaaaatttgtttctttcgGGAATTCGGGGTtaagcaaaactatttatgtcGCAAAGATGgtacaattttttccattggAGTATTCTCAGTCGGCTGATGACTCGGTATTCGAAAAACCAATGTTCTAGCGCCCATTTTAGAAAGCTGGCAAGCAGGTGCCCTTCAATAATGCCTACAATGAGACTAATTTCGGTTTTTCCTAGTTATAGAAGCTTTTTGGTTTGTCCACCATCAATATTAATGGTATGCCCGTGCTACTAATATCCCAAGACCTGAGGTGTTTATCTACATCTATGACTAGATGGCCAGATGTTATTTATCGAGTCACCTACTGAAAGTCCAGTTAGTATCTCTTTGCATAACCTAAAGCAAAGAGTCTTAGTATTTGTTGGCCAGACCAGGGCCTCGAATGGGAATATTACAAGACttcagaaatatttaatattccaGGTAGCGGTCactatttacttaaattaatttatttgaaatgcaATCTCGGCCGTTGATAGGTTTATTtcgacatttttcatcttaaaaTCTGCGCAAACGAAGTGAAATGATAGATTCAATTATCCATCCACACCGTCGCTATTTGCTCTTTCGAATGGTGAActactatgtacatatctacatacatgtgtgcatacatatttatatgtgtcaACCCATTTCAATAACATTTTAatggcaaaaataaaatattcatgcATTTTGCGATATTTGTCGCAATGTACATTGCACTCGCATCTACGAGGATGGTCCGATAAGCGCTTACCCTCATTGCGTTATTCCTCcgaaaaaaaatagtaaatgtaAAGGTGGTTGGACTACTCTCATTCTATGGTAACtgacaaaaatttgttttacgaATATCGCCTCGGTGTTCTGAAAACGGCTACCATGAAGACAGCGCGACAGTACTTCACGATCTAGCATATGCAGACTGTCGATAGTGAAAAGGGGCATTGGAAGTTGTTTTTATTCCTCCGGATATCTCCTACCTCCGTTGACTCGTGACTGTCCACGAAACATGAAGGCTCCATCAATAGACGAAATAGTAGACTTCATCGGCGAGCTTGCAGTCTCCGAACAAAtcattcagatcggatcactatagcaagagtctgccatacaaactaaacaatgaaaaaaaaattcctgtAAGGAAGTTAgcgctttttttttgttttgcttttagcTTTTCATTCTAGTTGTGTGTTTCTCCAAATCCAAGCGTGAACTACTGAAGTTGTAACATGAGTGCAGATATTTTTGCATGAAAAATAATTACCAACTCAATCcgtgagaaaaaatttaaatattttgtttttacaagCGTTCACTattcgcaacaacaacatctacCAACAGAGCTTTATAGGTATTTGTATTTTCGCTATTTTTAAAACAGTGATTCCGAAAAGCACACTTTCATCATTCAGGCTGTAGAAAGAAACCAACTCAATTACTCGTACTATGTATTTTTGACTTTACGCAAAACGCCGGAAGCAaactgcatgtatgtatgtgcgattCCAGTAAAAGGATATTAAATCAGACGGCTGGTAAGTGGAGGTACATTGTAGAGCTGTGGTATTACCATACGCCAGGACCTTATCGCGTATAGAGATAGTTAATAAAGGTAGTCGAAAGAATTTAAAcgctttttaattatttactgtGTATTATAAATTGCTTTAAcctaactaaaataaaaatatacatacatatttcagacATATAATGTATAAGTTCCCTACTACAGTTAAGTAGTTTTACATATGAAGgggaaaattcaagaaaaataaatgtggTAGCTTTGCCGCTTCCTTCCGAACTCAGcaattctttatttataaaattcatagTTAGCTCCTTGCGTGTACCATACACGCGAGTAACTGCGCTTGTTTTGTTGGAGCCCTCCTCTCCCTCTCATTCAGCTCTTCACCCTAACGtttcttaattttcattgttattatattttcagcgaaattgtaaaaaatttcaaggatATTTCAAGCAGTACACTTTTTATAccttaagaagaagaaaacacaCCACGGTCGGTCCGAAGCTACTATAACACCCTACACAAATTCAATTTCCTTATAAGAAATAGATTCCGATCATTTAGCTTGTgtgtaataaacatttttcctctctttttcataaaaatatagctTTAAAAGTTGTACGCTGTTAAAATTATGCGTAAAATGTACTGTATTCATgtggtacaccatgtcgtataagtaacATAGACTGTATAAATCACTTGCTTACGTTTTTTGatgtataaaattaactgtGTATATCTCTTAAGGAAATAtttcaatggaaaaaattaataagaatgtTTCAGATTGGGCTACTAAAGTGTCATACAATCTGACCGATCAATTTTaggtccttgtatagaaaactttctcTATGTATCCCTGGAGTCTGCGTATATAGTGTTCAGAACCAATATAGCATGGTATTGTGGTTTATCACGAAATATGTTTTTACTGATAACTATTCCTAAGCTCGTGATATTCGCTGTAATTTTGAGGCATACTTGGAAATAAGTGCATGCGTAAAGGAATGACTAACAATAGTACTAAGAGAAATTCCAAGGTAAATTTAATCTACAAATTGAATTATAAGTTGGGTGAACTATCACAAAATTTCATGTTAGAGCCTTTGTCATTGCACctgtacaaaacaaaatatacaataagTTTTCAAGTTTTCCATTGAAAGGAAATTCTCCACACATCAGACACTGCAACAACATGAAAAAGCGAATTCTAAGAATTATAACGTATTTTGCATTGCCAGCCTCTATTCTGGTGTGTTTTGATGGCACTCGAaatttttcacttatatataaatacacacatatgtatactaccTCGTAAAACAACTTCATACGTACGATATTTGTAAACTCAACCAAAGCGTGAATCAAATATGGTTGGTCAAGTAGTTTTTGTGATATACTTGCAGGATTGAATTTTATACTAAGTATTTGCAAGCGTTAAAGCTAGAACCGTATTTCCAGGTGCTTAGGCTGCACAAAAGTAATGAACTCATGAACTTATGAAAGCGTCTGACAGACGAATCACTTGCATATAGTATAAGTAGTAGTATGCTTTAAAATTTTGGGGTAAAGGTTGGAGGTCGTAAGTAAACCCTTAAAAGAAATCAATATAATGGATTTGTATGCGAACGAATTTTATCCATTATAGTCTACGCATACTACGGTCCACTGGAAggttgcttaaaaaaattttacatttgatAGAGAACACAGAAGAAATGAAGATAACCAGAGGTAGTAAAGAAAAGAGGAAacaatgcaaatatatattcCCTTAAACAAGTTCTTAGTTACTTAGGTATAACCCAAAGcccaaaaataaaatgtacGTTCATGTTCAACAATCCAAAGGCAATGAACCGctttaaacacatttatttatgtatgtatgtacatgtatgcaaAAAACACTTGGATATTGGTGCCAAATTATTACGTGTGCCAGGAATTTCTTATCAGTTTCAGGTTGATCTTAACAAGAGGCACCGATGCGTATACGCAACAATATAATATAGGTGTTATCTGCACAACGGTACATAGTAAATGTTAATAAAGTCGGTGTTACCTTTCCATTAATAAATTGATACTATCAATTATGTTAAATGCTGTCAGCAACATCGGCTATATTGAGGATGATAGGATATGCTTtccgttatacatatataccaaagtgctCGTTATTTTTCGAGCTGATTTTTCAGCTTTTacccaaaaaattaagaaacaacgaacaacaacaaatttaaaataaagagaTTGTCtatatttatttccaatttcaACCATGCCCAAACTTCTCACATATTTTATATAGGGTTCTTGCTCTATTATTAAAACGATTTTATGAATCTACAACTTGGAATACTCTgacacaaaattttcaattctataAAGAgttcttattgatttttttttaaatactcatATAGTCCACCATGTCGCATGAGCAACACAAAAGGTATAAGTACCTTGTATGAATgtttacataaacaaaaaaattttaatcctttTTTGTAGAGTGCAACGTTTTGTATTGGAATCCAAGATGCTAAATTAAGACTTTTGAGTTCAGCAgttaatttcctacaaaactattaattttgcaatttaaaacaactttttttcattaaattcttaagaaaaaaatattttgcgttaaaataaattaaattcaactgttaatatattttacacGAAAAAATCGTTCCAGACTTtattgtagagcattcaatttcctacaaaatctatgaaCAAAGATATTTTTGCCTGTAGTTGGAGAGAGATATGTTTTCCTgtttaataataagaaaataatataaaactgtAAAGAGGAACTTCTCGCTAAAATTAAGAGTTCATATCTGGAGAGACTTTCTTAGAGTAAGATACTATTTTCCACACTACcagagataaaaaaatattcgtatttTTGGAACCCACATTGATATAACTGTATGACGATAAGGGTGTAATATTTCCTACAGAAGTGGTTATGATGATTATAAGGGTTTTTAAATGAGTCATATTTCGACTCTCAAGTGGATTTATATCACAATGAAAAGGTACTGACAATTCTAGTACTCCTATAATAAAGACTATCGCTACTTGAGCCTACCTAACTAAAACTATGGAGAAATACAACCACTCttttaaatactaataaaatactCGAGTTTTAAAATAGATAATGGTGCCGTCTCGAAATTCATATATCCTTCAATCACTTGGATTGCTTGTTAAATTTGGATTACGATTAGTAATCAATtagattaaatttgaaaaggaatGGTATTGATTACATAATTCTCTTTTTAACAATTCctgattattaattaattatgattacaaataatccaaaaataatttagattAGTTAGGATTAcgagaaaataatcaaaaataatcaaaagtaatcaaaaaagtAGTTGGCTACTTTCaaggattattttttattattttcgattatttttaaaaaaatttgaaagctcataattttatacttacatttcgttttgaaaaatttgcattgaaaacattctgaacaaataaaacaaaattagatAGTTTTTGTACACAAAATAAAGGTGTAATCACTTCAATGACAAAACAACCAATAACATTTTAGTACTTCCTAAatcaaaaaaaaggaaaaaatacgtggaaaaatataaagaaaacaaatacattcaattcacaaaaaaacagttttataatttacatatatttacaattggccttcattacaactaatttttcaaCAGAAAAATCAGACAATGATTGCCGCCTTGGACTGTTGACGATCCCGGCAAATAAAAACAGTCGTTCAACTGGAGCTGAAGACGTTAAGggcgtgttaaaaaaaaataaatgcctcccttaataaatcatatttttggtAAATCTCGTCAGCACTTGCATTGTCATTTAAATAGCCGAAGAACTGCTGTTTTATTACGGATCGTTTGTCAACTTTAATCTGTTCTTGTGGAGAAGAACTTACTTCAATTTCATCATCTGCAAAGTCAAatctttaaaatgaaaaacaaaataaatgtacgCATAAGCTCACCATCATcactgaaatcaaaaaaatcggGCATAGTCgacacattattaatttttctttcaaaattaaatgttttacaatttttggcgTAAAACCTGTAAAGTGTTTCTAAAACTCTGCTGGTTATATTTTCGACAGTTAATTCTGGCAATTCCGGATTTAATTTCAGCAACACCTTGACCCATTTCATTTTGATGCTTTGAGTTAGCACTGTTGCTGCAATTGCAATATTTGCCTCAGGCTTCAACATGAAATATGGTTGGAACCTTTCTCTTAACCTCTGttccatttttaaaataagagaTGATAATTGTTGCAATTCCTGGGATCTACATAGCTTATGCAGCCTATTGCTCAGTGTCACAAGAGTTGGTATTAAAAATCCTGtaataatatgaatataaatttatattttaaagaaccaaaatatgaaaataccaTAGTTAATGTTGCTTTCTCCTTGAAGAAAGTCTAGGGCCTTTGCAATTGGTTCCATTACCAAATTGTACATTTCCAGGTACTGTATGTCTCTTGCAGAAAACTGTGGCAAAGTCAACTTATCACAcagattatttaatttttctttgtagcAAAGTAGTTTTTTAACTGCGTCATGCAATGAGTTCCAACGAGTAACAACGGGCAAAACCAACGATGATCCCAGGTGCCCTTCAATTATTTCCGCCGACTTTGGCCACTTGCACTTCTTCCACAAGTCTGATTATCAAAGTCTGGCATTTCGTCATTAATTTCATCTTCGAAAAAGTAGTGTTGATCTCAGTAATCATCTGAGCAATATTTCCCGCGGTGTGTGCTCCACAAATTCTTCTACATGCCAAAGCTGCCGATTTGCGTTCGAAATTGTCTGTAAGCCAATGACACGTATATCCAAGGAAGCTTCTATGATTTCCAGACCAAACAAACCatgttttcttttacattttccaTCATGATGGTATATTTTGTTTCCAATTTCTTAGCCGCTGTTTGCCTACACATCACCTTCATACCTGTACTTTGAAAAAGATCTATAAAGGTTTTTTTTTCCAGAATGGAAAGGGGCAATGAACAATCAATCATTGCATGTAACAGTTTACCATCGAACTCAGATTGCATGTTACCGCCAAAAGGGCTACCTgttttataacttttgtatgttttaaaacATTCACTATGCTTGACTTGCAAATGTTTGATGAAATTTGAAGTCACTTCACCGCTTCCTCTAATCACTCGATGACATGCAACGCACTTAGCACAAGTTGTCTTATCGGAAatctaacaataaaaattataaattcatagtgtgctttaatttaaaaactttaaaactaaCTTTTTCCACTTCTGTGTAAAATTcttctttgaaaataattttttgtgaattcacACGGACTTTTTTTAGGGCCGGTCCTGATTTCGCACTTAATGAGCTCTTTCGTTTACTTCCAGTAGTATTAAAGTCCAGATCTTCAATACTGTCGTCTGCAGAAAAATCGGTCTGCAGACATTTAgaccgaaaaataaattttatta from Bactrocera tryoni isolate S06 chromosome 5, CSIRO_BtryS06_freeze2, whole genome shotgun sequence includes these protein-coding regions:
- the LOC120777141 gene encoding uncharacterized protein LOC120777141, producing the protein MYNLVMEPIAKALDFLQGESNINYGFLIPTLVTLSNRLHKLCRSQELQQLSSLILKMEQRLRERFQPYFMLKPEANIAIAATVLTQSIKMKWVKVLLKLNPELPELTVENITSRVLETLYRFYAKNCKTFNFERKINNVSTMPDFFDFSDDDDEIEVSSSPQEQIKVDKRSVIKQQFFGYLNDNANNTYIILLRIRIGASC